The proteins below are encoded in one region of Phalacrocorax aristotelis chromosome 13, bGulAri2.1, whole genome shotgun sequence:
- the MAPRE1 gene encoding microtubule-associated protein RP/EB family member 1, with product MAVNVYSTSVTSDNLSRHDMLAWINESLQLTLTKIEQLCSGAAYCQFMDMLFPGSVALKKVKFQAKLEHEYIQNFKVLQAGFKRMGVDKIIPVDKLVKGKFQDNFEFVQWFKKFFDANYDGKEYDPVAARQGQETVAPNLVAPVVNKPKKSLSSSSAAPQRPIVTQRTAATPKTGTGMVKKAAGDDESAGLIEQINVLKLTVEDLEKERDFYFGKLRNIELICQENEGENDPVLQRIVEILYATDEGFVIPDEGAPQEEQEEY from the exons atgGCAGTTAATGTGTATTCTACTTCAGTGACTAGCGATAACTTGAGTCGACATGACATGCTCGCGTGGATCAATGAGTCTCTGCAGCTGACGCTGACAAAGATTGAACAGCTGTGCTCAG gtgCTGCATACTGTCAATTTATGGATATGCTCTTCCCAGGTTCTGTAGCGCTCAAGAAAGTGAAGTTTCAAGCAAAATTGGAACATGAGTACATTCAGAACTTCAAGGTTCTACAAGCAGGTTTTAAAAGAATGGGTGTTGACAAA atAATCCCTGTGGACAAACTagtgaaaggaaaatttcaggACAACTTTGAATTTGTTCAGTGGTTCAAAAAATTTTTTGATGCAAACTATGATGGGAAGGAGTATGATCCTGTTGCAGCTCGACAAGGCCAAGAGACAGTAGCACCAAACCTTGTTGCTCCAGTTGtgaacaaacccaagaaatCCCTCAGTTCTAGCAGCGCAG CCCCACAGAGGCCCATTGTTACGCAGAGGACTGCAGCAACTCCAAAAACTGGTACTGGAATGGTCAAAAAGGCTGCAGGAGATGATGAGTCAGCAGGATTGATTGAGCAG ATCAATGTATTGAAACTTACTGTTGAAGAcctggagaaggagagggaCTTCTACTTTGGCAAATTGAGGAACATCGAATTGATCTGCCAGGAGAATGAAGGGGAGAATGATCCAGTGTTGCAGAGGATTGTGGAAATTCTTTATGCCACAGAT GAAGGCTTTGTGATACCTGACGAAGGAGCACCACAGGAGGAACAAGAAGAGTATTAA